The proteins below are encoded in one region of Neofelis nebulosa isolate mNeoNeb1 chromosome 17, mNeoNeb1.pri, whole genome shotgun sequence:
- the CDC42EP5 gene encoding cdc42 effector protein 5, translated as MPVLKQLGPAQPKKRPERGALSISAPLGDFRHTLHVGRGGDAFGDTSFLSRHGGGPPPEPRAPPAGAPRSAPPPAVPQPPPPVLRTPAPADPLLSFHLDLGPSMLDAVLGVMDAERPGAAAAKPDLDPSSGAQHPTARCHPNADLERDDVIGL; from the coding sequence ATGCCGGTGCTGAAGCAGCTGGGCCCCGCGCAGCCCAAGAAGCGGCCGGAGCGCGGCGCACTCTCCATCTCCGCGCCGCTCGGCGACTTCCGGCACACGCTGCACGTGGGGCGCGGTGGTGACGCCTTCGGGGACACTTCGTTCCTGAGCCGTCACGGCGGCGGGCCGCCGCCCGAGCCCCGAGCGCCGCCCGCCGGGGCCCCGCGCTCCGCGCCGCCGCCCGCGGTGCCGCAGCCCCCGCCGCCGGTCCTCCGCACGCCCGCGCCCGCCGACCCGCTGCTGTCCTTCCACCTGGATTTAGGCCCCTCCATGCTGGACGCGGTGCTGGGCGTCATGGACGCGGAGCGCCCGGGGGCCGCTGCCGCCAAGCCCGACTTGGACCCCAGCTCCGGGGCACAGCACCCCACGGCCCGCTGCCACCCCAACGCGGACCTCGAGAGGGACGACGTCATCGGCCTGTAG
- the LENG9 gene encoding leukocyte receptor cluster member 9: MAAEPESPPSACRFFLEGRCRFGARCRQPHPGAPASAQPSREAEAGAKKPPLRTAAAVIQRIRWDPRLDPADFSVGYADRFLGVREEPFCAFCWDEPLAALGPGVLAVPQHRVRYFRFRGRLVWDRASRTDHVFGSGLAAGRGPTILDALDSGGAHDGEDPLVGEDAHGPQDVHDGEDARAREDAPGAGDTRDSEDAHVGEDDAHGPHDAHDGEDAHVCEDAHGARDASDSEDAHGPQDAYDGEDACDSEDAHVGEDTHGAQDAHSEKDALGGVAAAPASIRVEEHRAPHWTELEVGRRPATAARTTEPRDGKEQAQAAPGRSAGDFPETEAEWGPGAWPSDCGEAAGARAAGPRQPRPTHFVALMVTDPGLQARVARAQEELV; the protein is encoded by the coding sequence ATGGCGGCCGAGCCCGAGTCGCCGCCGTCGGCCTGCCGCTTCTTCCTGGAGGGCCGCTGCCGCTTCGGCGCCCGCTGCCGCCAGCCCCACCCCGGGGCGCCGGCCTCGGCACAGCCTAGCCGCGAGGCCGAGGCCGGGGCCAAAAAACCGCCGCTGCGCACGGCCGCGGCCGTCATCCAGCGCATCCGCTGGGACCCGCGCCTCGACCCGGCCGACTTCTCTGTGGGCTACGCCGACCGCTTCCTGGGCGTGCGCGAGGAGCCCTTCTGCGCCTTCTGCTGGGACGAGCCGCTGGCGGCGCTGGGACCCGGCGTGCTGGCTGTGCCGCAGCACCGGGTGCGCTACTTCCGCTTCCGGGGCCGCCTAGTGTGGGACCGCGCCTCGCGTACAGACCACGTCTTCGGCTCGGGCTTGGCGGCTGGTCGCGGGCCCACCATCCTGGACGCGCTCGACAGCGGGGGCGCGCACGACGGTGAGGATCCCCTAGTCGGCGAAGACGCCCACGGGCCCCAGGACGTGCACGATGGCGAGGATGCGCGTGCCCGCGAAGACGCCCCTGGGGCTGGGGATACGCGTGACAGCGAGGATGCCCATGTCGGCGAAGACGACGCCCATGGGCCCCATGACGCGCACGACGGTGAGGATGCCCATGTCTGCGAAGATGCCCACGGGGCCCGAGATGCGAGTGACAGCGAGGATGCCCACGGGCCCCAGGACGCGTATGATGGCGAGGACGCGTGTGACAGCGAGGATGCCCACGTCGGCGAAGACACCCACGGGGCCCAGGACGCACACAGCGAAAAGGATGCGCTCGGCGGCGTAGCTGCCGCCCCTGCCAGCATCCGAGTGGAAGAGCACAGAGCACCCCACTGGACGGAACTAGAAGTGGGGCGGAGGCCAGCCACCGCAGCCAGGACCACGGAGCCACGGGACGGGAAGGAGCAGGCCCAGGCTGCCCCGGGAAGGTCCGCGGGAGATTTCCCGGAAACCGAAGCAGAGTGGGGTCCTGGGGCCTGGCCCTCAGACTGCGGAGAGGCCGCTGGGGCCAGGGCCGCGGGGCCTCGCCAGCCCCGCCCCACGCATTTTGTGGCTCTTATGGTGACTGACCCTGGGCTGCAGGCGAGAGTAGCCAGGGCCCAAGAAGAGCTGGTCTGA